One Natronomonas moolapensis 8.8.11 genomic region harbors:
- the ftsY gene encoding signal recognition particle-docking protein FtsY, whose product MFDGLKEKLGKFKSDVEAEADAEDAAEPEAADDAGAAADAESDPDAEPGSDAESESEPDADGEGPGLAKKAALAATGRTVITEEELEAPLESLELELLQGDVEMGVAREITDRIREQLVGDTRKQVESGEQVIERAIGDALRDVISVGQFDFEERLRSAEKPVVIVFTGVNGVGKTTSIAKLSRWLESRGLSSVMANGDTYRAGANEQIEEHAEALDTRIITHEQGGDPAAVIYDAVEYADANGVDVVLGDTAGRLHTSNDLMAQLEKIDRVVDPDMTLFVDEAVAGQDATNRAEEFDDAAEIDGTVLTKADADSQGGAAISIAHVTGKPILFLGTGQSYEDIERFDPDEIVDRLLREE is encoded by the coding sequence ATGTTCGACGGACTGAAGGAGAAACTCGGCAAGTTCAAAAGCGACGTCGAGGCCGAGGCGGACGCCGAGGACGCGGCCGAACCGGAGGCGGCGGACGATGCGGGGGCGGCAGCCGACGCTGAGTCCGACCCAGACGCCGAACCCGGATCAGACGCCGAGTCCGAGTCCGAACCAGACGCGGACGGCGAGGGTCCCGGGCTGGCGAAGAAGGCCGCCCTCGCCGCCACCGGCCGGACGGTCATCACCGAGGAGGAACTCGAGGCGCCGCTCGAGTCGCTGGAGCTCGAACTCCTCCAGGGCGACGTCGAGATGGGCGTCGCCCGCGAGATCACCGACCGCATCCGCGAGCAGCTGGTCGGTGACACCCGAAAACAGGTCGAATCCGGCGAGCAGGTCATCGAACGGGCGATCGGCGACGCGCTCCGCGACGTCATAAGCGTCGGGCAGTTCGACTTCGAAGAGCGGCTCCGGTCGGCTGAAAAGCCCGTCGTGATCGTCTTCACCGGCGTCAACGGCGTCGGCAAGACCACCTCGATCGCGAAGCTCTCGCGGTGGCTCGAGTCGCGGGGGCTCTCCTCCGTGATGGCCAACGGGGACACCTACCGGGCGGGCGCGAACGAACAGATCGAAGAGCACGCCGAGGCGCTCGACACGAGGATCATCACCCACGAGCAGGGCGGCGACCCCGCGGCGGTCATCTACGACGCCGTCGAGTACGCCGACGCCAACGGCGTCGACGTCGTGTTGGGCGACACCGCCGGTCGGCTCCACACCTCTAACGACCTGATGGCCCAGCTCGAAAAGATCGACCGCGTCGTCGACCCTGACATGACGCTGTTCGTCGACGAGGCGGTCGCGGGACAGGACGCGACCAACCGTGCCGAGGAGTTCGACGACGCCGCCGAGATCGACGGCACAGTGCTGACGAAAGCCGACGCGGACTCACAGGGTGGGGCCGCGATCTCGATCGCCCACGTCACCGGGAAGCCGATCCTCTTTCTCGGCACCGGCCAGAGCTATGAGGACATCGAGCGGTTCGATCCCGACGAGATCGTCGATCGCCTCCTCCGCGAGGAGTGA
- a CDS encoding DUF4040 domain-containing protein produces MSAVGLTLAAFVLVTAVATALLRDTLAVIIVFAAYSLGMALLYTLLLAPDVGITEAAIGAGVTTILLLVTITKTTRPGAEEIFAGINWPAATVSAGLGVVLLAISGAIPAENFLGGTTPVTGAAGTPGAGVTGHYLAESYHQTGVHNSVTAVLASYRGFDTFGEAVVVFAAGVAVVLVLHRGEFL; encoded by the coding sequence ATGAGTGCGGTCGGTCTCACCCTCGCGGCGTTCGTCCTCGTCACCGCCGTCGCCACCGCGCTGCTGCGCGACACGCTCGCGGTCATCATCGTCTTCGCCGCCTACAGCCTCGGGATGGCGCTTCTGTACACCCTGTTGCTCGCGCCGGACGTCGGCATCACCGAGGCCGCGATCGGGGCCGGCGTGACGACTATCCTGTTGCTCGTGACGATCACGAAGACGACGCGCCCGGGTGCCGAGGAGATCTTCGCGGGGATCAACTGGCCCGCTGCGACCGTCTCGGCCGGACTGGGGGTTGTCCTCCTCGCGATCAGCGGAGCGATCCCCGCGGAGAACTTCCTCGGCGGGACGACGCCCGTGACCGGCGCGGCGGGAACGCCCGGCGCGGGCGTCACCGGCCACTACCTCGCCGAGTCCTACCACCAGACCGGCGTCCACAACAGCGTCACCGCGGTACTCGCTTCCTACCGTGGCTTCGATACGTTCGGGGAGGCCGTGGTGGTCTTCGCCGCCGGCGTCGCGGTCGTCCTCGTCCTCCATCGGGGTGAGTTCCTGTGA
- a CDS encoding monovalent cation/H+ antiporter subunit E, whose product MADQTQDPAPGGALLVPVGESVTLRNTVAHAVATAAEDGLEEVHFVAPVAQHFVGDADRPAREAVRALLERVSVWADEDAPEAAPTVRTAVIGTDEYLFSPDDYAAVLSAYAAEHGIERIVVDPEYSPGGNVPLLRPMEVALAKRGLDVSEAPASRPVRRSRLSRRGGALQFGLLFGVSFLFYHLLGGFAVVTGDSFDFYYELATSTLVAGIVAGSLYTVSLSAQTRVRTLVAQAIRLVVYVPYLLYEIVKSNVLITLIILHPKLPIEPRMTRVRSAVWGGPALTTLANSITLTPGTLTVRADGQRLYVHGLFASARDGVAEGDLERAVRFVFYGRRAAAISSPEERGDYEELQGPEAAAEAAEATGTTETGGNSA is encoded by the coding sequence GTGGCTGACCAGACACAGGACCCGGCTCCCGGGGGCGCGTTGCTCGTTCCCGTCGGCGAGTCGGTAACGCTGCGGAACACGGTCGCACACGCGGTGGCGACCGCCGCCGAGGACGGTCTCGAGGAGGTCCACTTCGTCGCGCCGGTCGCCCAGCACTTCGTCGGCGACGCCGACCGCCCGGCGCGGGAGGCCGTCCGCGCGCTCCTCGAACGCGTCTCTGTGTGGGCCGACGAGGACGCCCCCGAGGCCGCCCCGACGGTCCGCACGGCCGTCATCGGTACCGACGAGTACCTCTTCAGCCCGGACGACTACGCGGCGGTGCTCTCGGCATACGCCGCCGAGCACGGCATCGAGCGGATCGTCGTCGACCCCGAGTACAGCCCCGGCGGCAACGTCCCGTTGTTGCGGCCGATGGAGGTCGCGTTGGCCAAACGCGGCCTCGACGTCTCGGAGGCCCCCGCCAGCCGACCCGTCCGCCGCTCGCGGCTGTCCCGTCGCGGCGGCGCGCTCCAGTTCGGGTTGCTGTTCGGCGTCTCGTTTCTGTTCTATCACTTACTCGGCGGCTTCGCCGTCGTGACCGGCGACAGCTTCGATTTCTACTACGAACTCGCGACGAGTACGCTCGTCGCCGGCATCGTCGCCGGGTCGCTGTACACCGTCTCGCTGTCGGCGCAGACCCGTGTCCGGACGCTCGTCGCCCAAGCTATCCGGCTCGTGGTCTACGTCCCCTACCTGCTCTACGAGATCGTGAAGTCGAACGTCCTGATCACGCTGATCATCCTCCACCCCAAACTGCCGATCGAGCCCCGGATGACGCGGGTTCGGTCTGCGGTCTGGGGCGGTCCCGCGTTGACCACGCTGGCAAACAGCATCACGCTCACCCCGGGGACGCTCACCGTCAGGGCCGACGGCCAACGCCTCTACGTCCACGGCCTCTTCGCGAGCGCTCGCGACGGCGTCGCCGAGGGCGACCTGGAGCGTGCGGTCCGGTTCGTCTTCTACGGCCGCCGGGCCGCCGCGATCTCGAGCCCGGAGGAGCGCGGTGACTACGAGGAACTCCAGGGACCGGAGGCCGCCGCCGAGGCCGCCGAGGCCACGGGGACGACCGAGACGGGAGGTAACTCGGCGTGA
- a CDS encoding YihY/virulence factor BrkB family protein, producing MIGYVHRTATVARGVAAGARSDRVTFIAAGIAYYAFISLIPLLLLALVVASFLGDTEVVAALVGEVSGALGEGAGGALSDALAGATGRGGATVFGLAAFVWSGLKLFRGLDIAFSAVYGDPGSGSLLEQLRNAAVTLGAVGVGVAATVVAGGAIAGLGLGATLGGGRVLGAAGTAGLVVGLTVVFLPLYYVLPGIDLSVSEAFPGAVFAAVGWTALQTGFRIYAAFAGSYEAYGVVGGVLLLVTFLYFGGLVLLLGAVFNAVLAGRADERTGVAPQATPQPTTLLEGTMTRDRPDDDASAEDLREDLEQLYDELDRFQDRVDERTLHREEIERDLKKYVRARNRRGKARGWGPYLVLGYGTAMTLGAFYFLPGGWAVLAMIVVWLSTLGLYALMLFVGTTLTVAGLPGRLKDRFESR from the coding sequence GTGATTGGGTACGTCCACCGGACGGCGACGGTTGCACGCGGCGTCGCCGCGGGCGCACGCTCCGACCGGGTGACGTTCATCGCGGCGGGGATTGCGTACTACGCCTTCATTTCGCTCATTCCGCTGTTGTTGCTCGCGCTCGTCGTCGCGTCGTTTCTGGGCGACACCGAGGTCGTCGCGGCGCTGGTCGGCGAGGTCTCGGGGGCGCTCGGAGAGGGGGCCGGCGGGGCGCTCTCGGACGCCCTCGCCGGCGCGACCGGACGCGGCGGCGCGACCGTCTTCGGGCTGGCCGCCTTCGTCTGGTCGGGGTTGAAGCTCTTTCGCGGCCTCGATATCGCCTTCTCGGCGGTGTACGGCGACCCCGGCTCGGGATCGCTGCTCGAGCAGCTCCGGAACGCAGCCGTCACGCTCGGCGCGGTCGGCGTCGGCGTCGCGGCGACGGTCGTTGCCGGGGGGGCCATCGCCGGACTCGGGCTCGGGGCGACGCTCGGCGGTGGGCGAGTGCTCGGGGCCGCGGGGACGGCCGGCCTCGTCGTCGGCCTCACAGTCGTTTTTTTGCCGCTGTACTACGTTCTGCCGGGCATCGACCTCTCCGTGAGCGAAGCGTTTCCCGGCGCGGTTTTCGCCGCCGTCGGGTGGACCGCCCTCCAGACCGGGTTTCGGATCTACGCGGCCTTCGCGGGCAGTTACGAGGCGTACGGCGTCGTCGGCGGCGTTCTCCTGCTCGTGACGTTTCTGTACTTCGGGGGGCTCGTCCTCCTGTTGGGTGCCGTCTTCAACGCCGTATTGGCGGGGCGGGCCGACGAACGGACCGGCGTCGCGCCGCAGGCGACGCCACAGCCGACCACACTACTCGAGGGAACCATGACACGTGATCGACCGGACGACGACGCATCGGCCGAGGACCTCCGCGAGGACCTCGAACAGCTCTACGACGAGTTGGACCGCTTCCAGGACCGGGTCGACGAGCGGACGCTCCACCGCGAGGAGATAGAACGCGACCTCAAAAAATACGTCCGGGCGCGCAACCGCCGCGGGAAGGCCCGCGGGTGGGGACCGTATCTCGTATTGGGCTACGGCACCGCGATGACGCTCGGGGCGTTCTATTTCCTCCCGGGCGGGTGGGCCGTCCTCGCGATGATCGTGGTCTGGCTCTCGACGCTCGGTCTGTACGCGCTGATGCTCTTCGTCGGGACGACGCTGACGGTCGCGGGGCTGCCCGGGCGGCTAAAGGATCGATTCGAGAGCCGATGA
- a CDS encoding cation:proton antiporter subunit C, protein MRPDAALSETGVLLAERTLPLALETLSTRYAYATFAILFAIGLYMMIASPNLVKKVIGLNLFQSAIFLFFVAMAYVRGGSVPVIPSEGGAVGEYASPLPQVIVLTAIVVGVSLTAVALALIVRLYTEYGTLNEATIREVMDE, encoded by the coding sequence GTGAGGCCCGACGCGGCGCTTTCAGAGACCGGTGTGCTCCTCGCCGAACGGACACTCCCGTTGGCCCTCGAGACCCTCTCGACGCGGTACGCATACGCGACGTTCGCGATCCTGTTCGCGATCGGGCTCTACATGATGATCGCAAGCCCCAATCTCGTCAAGAAGGTCATCGGGCTGAACCTCTTTCAGAGCGCGATCTTTCTGTTCTTCGTCGCGATGGCGTACGTCCGGGGCGGGTCGGTTCCCGTGATCCCGAGCGAGGGTGGCGCGGTCGGCGAGTATGCAAGCCCGCTCCCGCAGGTCATCGTGTTGACCGCCATCGTCGTCGGCGTCAGTCTCACCGCCGTCGCGCTGGCGCTCATCGTCCGGCTGTACACCGAGTACGGCACGCTCAACGAGGCGACCATCCGGGAGGTCATGGATGAGTAA
- a CDS encoding cation:proton antiporter produces the protein MIPASSTLSTAFLAAAAALVALAIAVLYRAVKGPTMQDRVIAVNVLGTNTVVILALLAVALDSESFLDIALVYALLNFLMAVAISKFTVKRGDVI, from the coding sequence GTGATCCCCGCCTCCTCGACGCTCTCGACGGCGTTTCTCGCGGCCGCGGCTGCCCTCGTGGCGCTCGCCATCGCCGTCCTCTATCGCGCCGTCAAGGGTCCGACCATGCAGGACCGCGTCATCGCGGTCAACGTCCTCGGGACGAACACCGTCGTCATCCTCGCACTCTTGGCGGTCGCCCTCGACAGCGAGTCGTTCCTCGACATCGCCTTGGTGTACGCGCTGTTGAACTTCCTTATGGCCGTCGCCATCTCGAAGTTCACTGTCAAACGAGGGGACGTCATATGA
- the rpl18a gene encoding 50S ribosomal protein L18Ae, translated as MSEFTVRGRYPARFGEQEFETTVDAPNADVAEERVYTNFGSQHGLKRTQIDIDGVDA; from the coding sequence ATGAGCGAGTTCACGGTACGGGGACGGTATCCCGCCCGCTTCGGCGAACAGGAGTTCGAGACCACGGTCGATGCGCCGAACGCGGATGTGGCCGAAGAGCGCGTCTACACCAACTTCGGCTCCCAACACGGCCTCAAGCGCACCCAGATCGACATCGACGGGGTGGACGCATGA
- a CDS encoding MnhB domain-containing protein encodes MSDTDANADTDDVASDTPGFDVEYDLSDADVDPDAADVEFDPVRPYTESEIIMTTVRIVTPFVLTYGLYLTFHGANSPGGGFQGGALVGVVVLMLAFAFGIQPTREWVGSGLMSGLASGGVLAFVGVGLGTLALGGTFLEYGRYEPFVGSDATKWGMEAIEIGGVSAIVSGVIMGLFFLTAAGYDKSGGEDA; translated from the coding sequence GTGAGCGACACCGACGCTAATGCGGATACGGACGACGTAGCCTCCGACACCCCCGGTTTCGACGTCGAGTATGACCTCTCGGACGCGGACGTCGATCCGGACGCCGCCGACGTCGAGTTCGACCCCGTCCGCCCCTACACCGAAAGCGAGATCATTATGACCACGGTTCGGATCGTCACGCCTTTTGTGCTCACCTACGGGCTCTACTTGACCTTCCACGGCGCGAACTCGCCCGGCGGTGGCTTCCAGGGTGGCGCGCTCGTCGGCGTCGTCGTCCTCATGTTGGCGTTCGCGTTCGGCATCCAGCCGACCCGCGAGTGGGTCGGCAGCGGGTTGATGTCCGGCCTCGCAAGCGGCGGCGTCCTCGCCTTCGTCGGCGTCGGGCTCGGGACGCTCGCGCTGGGCGGGACGTTCCTCGAGTACGGGCGCTATGAGCCCTTCGTCGGCTCCGACGCGACGAAGTGGGGGATGGAGGCGATCGAGATCGGCGGCGTCTCCGCTATCGTCTCCGGGGTCATCATGGGGCTGTTTTTTCTCACCGCCGCTGGCTACGACAAATCCGGGGGTGAGGACGCGTGA
- a CDS encoding monovalent cation/H+ antiporter subunit D family protein: MSNPELALLVAVPILAATLPIVGGLKFDSVGWPVAALAALVETALAVVVARRVATEGRYVHSLGNYPREYGIELVADGFSAAVVLLIAIVTLAVLVYARRGDPRNNPFYTAYLLLCGGLMGIGLTGDVFNMFVFLEIVGLATYALVATDRSGRSALAALKYLIIGTAGASMYLVGVGFAFVATGTLNMAALSTAIPDTVGYTDPLVVASFAFVAVGLSVKAAIFPLHTWMPDAYAESPDTVTAYISALVSTLGAYALARLVYSVYTPAFFEAVPLAGDALVAFATTSIVAGSVLAVVQPDVKRMLAYSSVAQFGMIVAAFGLGTEQALLGAVIHLVGHGLMKAGLFLAVGVIASAYGVRTVREYANLGYRSPVAAAAMGLSLLGLVGIPPSVGFLGKWYIAWGAIEADAPVVAGVVLFSTLLTLLYAARLLETLYFRPPEAVEGAVPAADARVLSDGGDGSGADSAETGEATAAADGSTTGTVETPSVEARPVPFEAVFVVAALSVAAVALGFAAPVFESFLDPFLEAVL; this comes from the coding sequence ATGAGTAACCCCGAACTCGCGTTGCTCGTGGCGGTGCCGATCCTCGCGGCAACGCTGCCGATCGTCGGCGGCCTGAAGTTCGACTCGGTCGGCTGGCCCGTCGCCGCGCTGGCGGCACTCGTCGAGACCGCCCTCGCCGTCGTCGTCGCGCGACGGGTCGCCACGGAGGGTCGGTACGTCCACTCCCTCGGGAACTACCCCCGCGAGTACGGCATCGAGTTGGTCGCCGACGGCTTCTCGGCGGCCGTTGTCCTCCTGATCGCTATCGTGACGCTCGCCGTGTTGGTGTACGCCCGCCGCGGCGATCCCCGGAACAACCCCTTCTACACCGCCTACCTGCTTCTGTGTGGCGGGCTGATGGGGATCGGCCTGACCGGTGACGTGTTCAATATGTTCGTCTTCCTCGAGATCGTCGGCCTGGCGACCTACGCGCTGGTCGCGACCGACCGTTCGGGGCGTTCGGCGCTCGCGGCCCTGAAGTACCTCATCATCGGGACCGCGGGCGCGTCGATGTACCTCGTCGGCGTCGGCTTCGCGTTCGTTGCCACCGGCACGCTGAACATGGCGGCGCTGTCGACGGCGATCCCCGACACCGTCGGCTACACCGACCCGCTCGTCGTTGCCTCCTTCGCGTTCGTCGCGGTCGGCCTCTCGGTCAAGGCCGCCATCTTCCCGCTGCACACCTGGATGCCCGACGCCTACGCGGAGTCGCCCGACACCGTGACGGCATACATCTCCGCGCTCGTCTCGACGCTCGGGGCGTACGCGCTGGCGCGGCTCGTCTACTCGGTGTACACTCCCGCATTCTTCGAGGCGGTCCCGCTCGCGGGCGACGCCCTCGTGGCGTTCGCGACGACGAGCATCGTCGCCGGGTCGGTGCTGGCGGTGGTCCAGCCCGACGTCAAGCGAATGCTGGCGTACTCCTCGGTCGCGCAGTTCGGGATGATCGTCGCGGCGTTCGGCCTCGGGACCGAACAGGCCCTCCTCGGCGCCGTGATCCACCTCGTCGGCCACGGGCTCATGAAGGCGGGGCTGTTCCTCGCGGTCGGCGTCATCGCGAGCGCCTACGGTGTCCGGACCGTCCGGGAGTACGCCAACTTGGGATATCGATCGCCCGTGGCCGCCGCCGCGATGGGGCTGTCGCTGCTGGGGCTGGTCGGGATCCCGCCGTCGGTCGGCTTCCTCGGCAAGTGGTACATCGCCTGGGGGGCCATCGAGGCGGACGCGCCGGTCGTCGCCGGCGTGGTCCTCTTCAGCACGCTGTTGACGCTTCTGTACGCCGCCCGCCTGCTGGAGACGCTGTACTTCCGACCCCCAGAGGCCGTCGAGGGCGCGGTGCCGGCGGCCGACGCCCGGGTGCTCTCCGACGGCGGTGACGGGAGCGGGGCCGACTCGGCCGAAACGGGCGAGGCGACGGCGGCGGCTGACGGGTCGACGACGGGGACGGTCGAGACCCCCTCGGTCGAGGCTCGTCCCGTCCCGTTCGAGGCGGTGTTCGTCGTCGCCGCTCTCTCCGTCGCCGCGGTCGCGCTCGGCTTCGCTGCCCCGGTTTTCGAGAGCTTTCTCGACCCGTTCCTGGAGGCTGTACTATGA
- a CDS encoding phosphatase PAP2 family protein: MSRGIGGVEFAAGLPDPIRVLAALVTALGDVWFVFGLLGLLYWFGTALPGPLSLSRPRAAFAVALALGGLAVTTALKELFGLPRPPGAADPAAAESVPASLLPVYTEVGAASGFGFPSGHAVSAVVVYGGLGLLVGSRRSYAAAATLCVLLSLSRVLLGVHYLVDIAAGLAVGAVYLFGVYRLCGRGSKPGRAMLLAFGAALVAGAVGYTTDTMLALGGALGARLTWGIVGEAVAHGPTTAARGALATAVGLVFTALFAVVYGLETAPYVSFLGMAVVVSGVVAAPLAGEALARRIRVGRRA, encoded by the coding sequence ATGAGCCGCGGGATCGGCGGCGTCGAGTTCGCCGCCGGGCTCCCCGACCCGATCCGCGTCCTCGCGGCGCTCGTCACCGCGTTGGGCGACGTGTGGTTCGTTTTCGGCCTGCTCGGTCTGCTGTATTGGTTCGGCACCGCCCTCCCGGGACCGCTGTCGTTGTCGCGCCCCCGGGCGGCCTTCGCGGTCGCGCTCGCGCTCGGCGGTCTCGCCGTGACGACGGCGCTCAAGGAGCTGTTCGGGCTCCCGCGGCCCCCCGGTGCCGCCGACCCCGCGGCCGCCGAATCGGTTCCCGCGTCGCTGCTGCCCGTCTACACCGAGGTCGGGGCGGCCTCGGGCTTTGGCTTCCCCAGCGGGCACGCGGTCTCGGCGGTGGTCGTCTACGGCGGGCTCGGGCTGTTGGTCGGGAGCCGCCGGAGCTACGCCGCCGCGGCGACGCTGTGTGTCCTGTTGTCGCTGTCGCGTGTCCTCCTGGGCGTGCACTACCTCGTCGATATCGCCGCCGGCCTGGCGGTCGGGGCGGTGTATCTCTTTGGCGTCTACCGGCTCTGTGGCCGGGGCTCGAAACCGGGGCGGGCGATGCTGCTCGCGTTCGGGGCTGCGCTGGTCGCGGGGGCAGTCGGCTACACGACCGACACGATGCTCGCGCTCGGCGGAGCGCTCGGCGCGCGGCTGACGTGGGGAATCGTCGGCGAGGCGGTGGCGCACGGACCGACGACGGCCGCCAGGGGGGCTTTGGCCACCGCGGTCGGGCTGGTCTTCACCGCGCTGTTCGCCGTCGTCTACGGTCTCGAGACCGCCCCGTACGTCTCGTTTCTGGGGATGGCCGTGGTCGTCTCCGGCGTCGTCGCTGCGCCACTTGCGGGCGAGGCACTCGCGCGTCGGATCCGAGTCGGGCGTCGGGCTTGA
- the mnhG gene encoding monovalent cation/H(+) antiporter subunit G yields the protein MTDVRLGAVLVLLAGGVFFTFVSAVGVLRLPDVYTRAHTASQTDTLGAGLVVGAVVLAYGVETEVIKALLLLVFIFITNPTAAHAATRAAYEEGIEPWTEGDERR from the coding sequence ATGACCGACGTCCGCCTCGGTGCCGTCTTGGTGTTGCTCGCCGGCGGGGTGTTCTTCACGTTCGTCTCCGCTGTCGGCGTGCTTCGTCTCCCCGACGTGTACACCCGCGCTCACACCGCCTCCCAGACCGACACGCTCGGCGCGGGCCTCGTCGTGGGGGCGGTCGTGCTCGCCTACGGCGTCGAGACCGAAGTCATCAAAGCGCTCCTGTTGCTCGTGTTCATTTTCATCACTAACCCGACGGCCGCCCACGCGGCGACCCGCGCGGCGTACGAGGAGGGAATCGAACCGTGGACCGAGGGGGACGAGAGACGATGA
- the pfdA gene encoding prefoldin subunit alpha — translation MSLGGGGGGAMQQIQEQMQALEQEKEAIENEIENVRGEQGEIDEAIEAIEALDSGSTVQVPLGGDAYVRAEIQDIDEVIVTLGGGYAAERDSDGAVDSLETKKETLDDRIAELEEEIEAVEAETEDLEAKAQQAQQQQMQQMQQQMQQDDE, via the coding sequence ATGAGCCTCGGTGGTGGCGGTGGCGGCGCGATGCAACAGATCCAAGAACAGATGCAGGCCCTGGAACAAGAAAAAGAGGCCATCGAAAACGAGATCGAGAACGTCCGCGGGGAGCAAGGCGAGATCGACGAGGCCATAGAGGCTATCGAGGCGCTCGATTCGGGGTCGACGGTGCAGGTCCCCCTCGGCGGGGACGCCTACGTCCGCGCGGAGATCCAAGACATAGACGAGGTCATCGTCACGCTCGGGGGCGGCTACGCCGCCGAGCGCGACAGCGACGGCGCGGTCGACTCCCTCGAAACAAAAAAGGAGACCCTCGACGACCGGATCGCGGAGCTCGAAGAGGAGATCGAGGCGGTCGAGGCGGAGACCGAAGACCTCGAGGCCAAGGCCCAGCAGGCCCAACAACAGCAGATGCAACAGATGCAACAGCAGATGCAGCAGGACGACGAGTAG
- a CDS encoding pantoate kinase: MSDSARAFVPGHVTGFFSAHPDDDPTKAGSRGGGLAIGDGVTVELEPGEGLELNGEAAAIEAVDRVLDALRATARVVVETDLPLGAGFGVSGAAALGTALTTNAVFGRGLSENELVTIAHGAEVQAGTGLGDVVAQARGGVPIRLEPGAPAHGAMDGIPQRRPLEYRSFGELPTEEIIAGDTDELTAAGDRALSALVAEPTLETFMESSRRFAREAGLLTPRVAEVVRDVSEAGGEASMAMLGETVFALGSGLSDAGYDAEQCSLSLAGAHVL, encoded by the coding sequence ATGTCAGATTCGGCGCGCGCGTTCGTCCCCGGACACGTGACGGGGTTTTTCAGCGCCCATCCGGACGACGACCCGACGAAGGCCGGCTCCCGCGGTGGCGGCCTCGCCATCGGCGACGGCGTCACGGTCGAACTCGAGCCCGGCGAGGGACTCGAACTCAACGGCGAGGCGGCGGCGATCGAGGCCGTCGACCGGGTGCTCGACGCCCTCCGTGCCACCGCCCGCGTCGTCGTCGAGACCGACCTGCCGTTGGGGGCCGGCTTCGGCGTCTCGGGGGCCGCGGCGCTCGGGACTGCGCTGACGACGAACGCCGTCTTCGGCCGCGGGCTCTCGGAGAACGAACTCGTCACCATCGCCCACGGCGCGGAGGTCCAGGCGGGAACCGGCCTCGGTGACGTGGTCGCGCAGGCCCGCGGCGGCGTCCCGATCCGGCTCGAACCCGGTGCGCCTGCCCACGGCGCGATGGACGGCATCCCACAGCGTCGGCCACTCGAGTACCGTAGCTTCGGCGAACTCCCCACCGAGGAGATCATCGCCGGCGACACCGACGAGTTGACCGCGGCCGGCGACCGGGCGCTGTCGGCGCTCGTCGCCGAGCCGACGCTCGAGACGTTCATGGAGTCCTCCAGGCGCTTCGCCCGCGAAGCGGGGCTGTTGACGCCGCGGGTAGCGGAGGTCGTCCGCGACGTCTCCGAGGCCGGCGGGGAGGCGTCGATGGCGATGCTCGGCGAGACGGTGTTCGCCCTCGGCAGCGGCCTCTCGGATGCAGGCTACGACGCCGAACAGTGTTCGCTCTCGCTGGCGGGCGCACACGTCCTGTGA